GggtaattttcttttcttataaACTGCCTCAGGTAAATGCAATTGTGCATTAAAGAGGCTTTTACTCAGCGTTGCGCTTAAACAACACAGCCAAAACCGTTCGACCTTTTAACAGTGACATCTTCTCTCATTAAGAGTAACTCTACAGTGCTGTTAACTGACAGTCTTAAAGCCTTTACTACATGCACATACAAGCATTACAGATAGTGACAAAGTTGTTAGGCCTGAGCTGCAGTGCAGTTGTTGCAACATTCCTAATGCAGAAGATTTCAGAAAGATAATGTTAACATGTTTCTAACAGATTTATACATCAATGTGATGCTGTTTCTACTAACAGCACGTTCAAATCCAGCATTGTAAGTACCTTTAGGCTTTAATGGCTTCATGCGGCCGTACGATTCAAGGCTCCTCTTACACCTCCGCACAGACCGACTCGTTTTGATCATCTTTTACAACAAAATGTTTGTTACACACCTGAAAAACTATCATGACTTCAAGGAGTATTAATGTTCATGAAGCAGTGATGCTGGATgttacacacacaacaaactcaAAGCACCAGCCTGCGTCAGTACGAGTATACTGAAGCAGTTTGTCGGGTGTTCAGAGCCGAGGGGCAAATAATACTGAAGAAACTGCACCTCACAGATATGCGCTGCAGTGTGTCAATAAGTGAAAAATACGAGTCACCTATCATTGCTCGTTATGAGATGAAGCCTAGCCTTGCTGTTTGACTAATTGCATAGTATAAATCTGGAATGAAGTCGTCTCATGCTGAACAATGGTAACAACGCAGTTTGAGGAGTAATAAAAGCGAAAGATGATCAGCACGGTCAGTCTGCAGGAAGCTTCACATCAGATATCAAAGTTTCAGCGTGTCAATACTTCTCCATCCTTGAAATCATCTTTGAAATGTACAATTTAGTGGATAAAAACTCGAAGTTTCAAATTCAGAGTAGAATTTTGTGTTCTCTTTCAGGCCAAACTTAACTCTGCAAGTTTTTCAGAGAAATCTGCTCCATTAAGCGGAGCCGGGTGTTCATACTTCACCTCTATCAGCTGATAGATTCATCTAAGATAACTCGGCTGTTTACCTCTGCGTAGTTTTTGCAGCAGGCTATGTGCTGGTCTACTGTTCTGTAAATAACGCCTCCTTAAACCAGTGAAGAAAAAATGAACCCAGAACAGTGGAGTGGTGGACTGAACAGTGAAAGAGTCGCATGGACATAAACCAAGAGCCACTGGAAGCAAACGTCTCCTAACTGTAGTTTTCTGTAAACCGTGTTTAAATCTCTGAACTGAACACAAAAGTGCAAATTGCTACCACCGTCTCTGTGTCCTCAGTAGTGCTTCTCCTGCAGATAATCTTTCATCTTGTTGGGTAAGGGCAGTTTCTGGATCAGGTCTATTCTTGTGTATTGTCTGATGACGAAGCGACAAAGGTACTGCAGCGAGCGCACTTGCATAAACCGCGACACTGGGTTGGTTAGTCTGACAGGGTAGGTTGCGGACCCTGGTAAGCGAGACCTGGAATAGCAAAAAGCTCCATTCTCCGAGTCTTTGATAGAGTGTTCGATTAAGTCCACGATGGACGTGTGTCCTTCCACGTCCGGCTGCTCGTAGAAGCTGAATCGTCCGTTGGAGTGTTCGATGCGGGTGTGCAGGGTTTTGTTCTGCGACCTGAAGCTTAGGCTGAGCAGGTACCGGTCATCTGAGCTGTCTCTCACCAGGAATGAACCGTCAGCCAAGTTGATCAGCTTCTCCTCGGCCTCCCAGCGCGTGATGGGGCCCCAGTACCAGCCCTGCCTCGCCAGCTTCTTCAGCTCCTCCGTCAGACTGGTGACCACCATGGGCCCGCTGCTCTGGACTGAGTCATACACTCGGCTGACCCCGGGTGCTGAATTGGGGTCAAAGTTGAGGTGGTGTCTTACCCTTGCAGCTACCTGGCTGTCTGtagagctgaaccctgaaaaaGTCCTGGGAATGAGTCCGTTACTAGATATGGGcggcaggagaggagagagcggAGGCGGGACCTCCACTCTGGAGCTTTGGAGCATCACACCAGCAGAACCGATGAGAAGACTGTTAACTGAGGTTTCCATGAAGAGATCCGGAGGCAGCCCACTAACCAGCTCATGCTCCTCCTGCCCCTGGTCCGTGTGGAGGGATGCACTGTCTGCTTCAGTCACCACCTCCATGGGAGAGGAGCCATCCAGACAGCAGGAGTGGGACCCTTCTGGATACATTCCCTCATCTAAAGGCATTGTGTACTGGATGTAGTCCTGGGGAGTCAATCCCAGCACGTCAGGCACATCATTTTCATCTATATTTAGATGCAGCTCACCGTTTTGCGGCTGCTGGAGATTCTTTAAGGATTCTGCTTGGTCCTGAAAGAGCCCTTCCATCTGGAAATCATGAAATTCTTTCCGGACGCCGTTTAAGTTTGGACTGGGGCTTGGCGAATGAACCATGGCTTTTACTTTTACCTCCATCTTTATGCAGGCCTCATCAGAGTTAACAGACCGAAGAGGCCACGGCGAGGGGCTGTAATGGTGACTACGTAAGGATGAAGATCTAAGGGGTCTCTGGGCTTTAACCTCGTTGAAGCTGATGGGCACGGACGAGGACGAGAAGGTGTCATCGTCATCCACCGAGCCGATGGCCGAGGAGCTGCCTTTCACTTTCGCCTTCTGCTTAGCAGACAGCCTTCTTTTGAGTGATCCCATCAGGCTCTCACTCTTTGAGCGGCCCTTATTCTGGCCCCCTTTGTCCTCCTCTCCACCGAGGTCACAGCCAGAAAGCTCTTTGGTGTAGCAGCCCCCAAAAAGTGACTCCTCCTTTGAAAACTCTGTCGTCACCGGGGGCTGCTGGAGCATGACAAAGTCACCCTCCTCTTTGCCCTTTATGCTGAGGGACTTGCGGATGGTCTTAAGGCTTATCTTCTTCATTCTGACAGGCCCTCCAAAGTGGGGGCATGGGATGGCTCTCCTGGTATCCCGATGAAAGTACTATCCACAGTGTCCTTCCATCA
This is a stretch of genomic DNA from Notolabrus celidotus isolate fNotCel1 chromosome 17, fNotCel1.pri, whole genome shotgun sequence. It encodes these proteins:
- the LOC117829394 gene encoding suppressor of cytokine signaling 6, which encodes MKKISLKTIRKSLSIKGKEEGDFVMLQQPPVTTEFSKEESLFGGCYTKELSGCDLGGEEDKGGQNKGRSKSESLMGSLKRRLSAKQKAKVKGSSSAIGSVDDDDTFSSSSVPISFNEVKAQRPLRSSSLRSHHYSPSPWPLRSVNSDEACIKMEVKVKAMVHSPSPSPNLNGVRKEFHDFQMEGLFQDQAESLKNLQQPQNGELHLNIDENDVPDVLGLTPQDYIQYTMPLDEGMYPEGSHSCCLDGSSPMEVVTEADSASLHTDQGQEEHELVSGLPPDLFMETSVNSLLIGSAGVMLQSSRVEVPPPLSPLLPPISSNGLIPRTFSGFSSTDSQVAARVRHHLNFDPNSAPGVSRVYDSVQSSGPMVVTSLTEELKKLARQGWYWGPITRWEAEEKLINLADGSFLVRDSSDDRYLLSLSFRSQNKTLHTRIEHSNGRFSFYEQPDVEGHTSIVDLIEHSIKDSENGAFCYSRSRLPGSATYPVRLTNPVSRFMQVRSLQYLCRFVIRQYTRIDLIQKLPLPNKMKDYLQEKHY